From the Oryza glaberrima chromosome 5, OglaRS2, whole genome shotgun sequence genome, one window contains:
- the LOC127772814 gene encoding PRA1 family protein F3-like isoform X2, with the protein MSKYGTIPTSSSSDEPPPGSSSSSPLDFISRAKARGATALAERRPWRELADPRAASVPRGLGGAYRRARANLGHFSMNYAIVVLAVVFLSLLWHPVSLIVFLACMVAWLFLYFLRDEPLALCGRAVGEGAVLAVLSVLTLVLLLLTGATVNILTSLLVGVVIVLLHAVFHRPADSIDEEAGRYYTPVPPQPSY; encoded by the exons atgTCGAAGTATGGCACCATCCCGACCTCCTCGTCCTCGGACGAGCCGCCcccgggctcctcctcctcctccccgctcgACTTCATCTCCCGCGCCaaggcgcgcggcgcgacggcgctggcggagcggcggccgtggcgggagCTCGCCGACCCGCGGGCGGCGTCCGTGCCGCGCGGGCTCGGCGGCGCGtaccgccgcgcgcgcgccaacCTGGGCCACTTCTCCATGAACTACGCCATCGTGGTGCTCGCCGTGGTGTTCCTCTCCCTGCTATGGCACCCGGTCTCCCTCATCGTCTTCCTCGCCTGCATGGTCGCCTGGCTCTTCCTCTACTTCCTCCGCGACGAGCCGCTCGCGCTCTGCGGCCGCGCCGTCGGGGAGGGCGCCGTTCTCGCGGTGCTCTCCGTGCTCaccctcgtcctcctcctcctcaccggcgCCACCGTCAACATCCTCACCTCgctgctcgtcggcgtcgtcatcgtcctcctccacgCCGTCTTCCACCGCCCCGCCGACAGCATCGACGAGGAGGCCGGCCGGTATTACACCCCCGTCCCGCCGCAGCCGTCCTACTA G
- the LOC127772814 gene encoding PRA1 family protein F3-like isoform X1 translates to MSKYGTIPTSSSSDEPPPGSSSSSPLDFISRAKARGATALAERRPWRELADPRAASVPRGLGGAYRRARANLGHFSMNYAIVVLAVVFLSLLWHPVSLIVFLACMVAWLFLYFLRDEPLALCGRAVGEGAVLAVLSVLTLVLLLLTGATVNILTSLLVGVVIVLLHAVFHRPADSIDEEAGRYYTPVPPQPSY, encoded by the coding sequence atgTCGAAGTATGGCACCATCCCGACCTCCTCGTCCTCGGACGAGCCGCCcccgggctcctcctcctcctccccgctcgACTTCATCTCCCGCGCCaaggcgcgcggcgcgacggcgctggcggagcggcggccgtggcgggagCTCGCCGACCCGCGGGCGGCGTCCGTGCCGCGCGGGCTCGGCGGCGCGtaccgccgcgcgcgcgccaacCTGGGCCACTTCTCCATGAACTACGCCATCGTGGTGCTCGCCGTGGTGTTCCTCTCCCTGCTATGGCACCCGGTCTCCCTCATCGTCTTCCTCGCCTGCATGGTCGCCTGGCTCTTCCTCTACTTCCTCCGCGACGAGCCGCTCGCGCTCTGCGGCCGCGCCGTCGGGGAGGGCGCCGTTCTCGCGGTGCTCTCCGTGCTCaccctcgtcctcctcctcctcaccggcgCCACCGTCAACATCCTCACCTCgctgctcgtcggcgtcgtcatcgtcctcctccacgCCGTCTTCCACCGCCCCGCCGACAGCATCGACGAGGAGGCCGGCCGGTATTACACCCCCGTCCCGCCGCAGCCGTCCTACTAG